The following nucleotide sequence is from Anaerococcus sp. Marseille-Q7828.
GGCGACCGCCCCAGTCAAACTGCCAAACTGACAATGTCCATTGCCCAGGTTCATGGGTCAATGTTAGAATTTTGATATTAGAGGGTTGGTATCCCAAGGGTGACTCTGTGTATACTGGCGTACACACTTCTTTGTCTCCCAACTATCCTGTACGTCTAATCTCAAAATCCAATATCAGCCTACAGTAAAGCTCCACGGGGTCTTTCCGTCCTAGCGTGGGTAAGTCGCATCTTCACGACTACTACAATTTCACCGGATCCTTTGTTGAGACAGTGCCCAAATCGTTGCACCTTTCGTGCGGGTCGGAACTTACCCGACAAGGAATTTCGCTACCTTAGGACCGTTATAGTTACGGCCGCCGTTTACTGGGGCTTAAGTTCTAGCCTTCGATTGCTCTAAGCCTTCCCCTTAACCTTCCAGCACCGGGCAGGTGTCAGCTCCTATACGTCATCTTTCGATTTTGCAGAAACTTGTGTTTTTGGTAAACAGTCGCTTGGGCCTGGTTTCTGTGGCCTGATCGCTCAGGCTCCCCTTCTCGCTAACTTACGGGGACATTTTGCCGAGTTCCTTAACAAAGGTTCTTCCGCGCGTCTTGGTATTCTCTACCTCCCTACCTGTGTCGGTTTTGGTACGGGCGCTTTGGTCTTGATAGTGACTTTTCTTGGCAATTTGAAGTCGGCTATTTCTCTACTTATGTTTTCGATGCCTATTACACATTAGCTTTTATGATTAGCGGATTTGCCTACTAATCAGCCTTTGTGCTTAGACTGCCATCCATCGGGCAGCTAGCTTATCCTCTTGCGTCATCACGTCTCTTTAGCGACTTTAAGCGGTACAGGAATCTAAACCTGTTGTCCATCGGCTACGCCTTTCGGCCTGGCCTTAGGTCCCGACTTTCCCTGAGGGGACGAGCCTTGCTCAGGAGTCCTTAGGGTTTCGACGGGAGAGATTCTCACTCTCCTTCTCGCTACTCATGCCAGCATTCTCTCTTGTATTAAGTCCACGCTTGCTTTCGCTTAGGCTTCACCCCTAATACAATGCTCCTCTACCACTGATAGAGAGTTTAAATCTATACATAAGTAACCACTTTTTTGGTTTTTGAATACGCTTAACCAGGGTCATACTTTTTTTGTATGTCTGTTTTCGGTGATATCGTAGTTATCTTATCTTTTTTTCAAATCTTTTGATTTGTTTTTGTTCTGCCGATCTTACCTTTATCTTTGTGTTTGATATTTGCGTAAATTTTTGATAACTCGTTTTATCTTGATTGTGTGTTTTAATATTTCCTAGTTAAGTTTTTTCTTTTACCTTTTTTATGGTTTCCTTTTATGTGAATAGATTTAAATTCTCTATCAATCCGAAGCTTCGGTACTGGATTTTAGCCCCGTTTATTTTCGGCGCAAACCCACTTGACCAGTGAGCTATTACGCATTCTTTGAATGTATGGCTGCTTCTAAGCCAACGTCCTGGTTGTCTTGGTAGGTTCACATCCTTTTCCACTTAATCCAGATTTTGGGACCTTAGCTGTCGGTCTGGGCTGTTTCCCTTTCGACTTAGGAGCTTATCCCTCTAAGTCTGACTCCATGACCTGATTTTTTGGCATTCGGAGTTTGATAGGCTTTGGTACGGTATGCCGCCCTAGGCCATTCAGTGCTCTACCTCCTTAAATCTTTGGTCATAGGCTAGCCCTAAAGCTATTTCGAGGAGAACCAGCTATCTCCGGGTTCGTTTGGTTTTTCGCCCCTATCCACAGTTCATCCGATGCGTTTTAAACCGCACCCGGTTCGAGCCTCCAGTGAATTTTACTTCACCTTCACTCTGACCATGGATAGATCACCCGGTTTCGGGTCTATCATATCTAACTTTCGCCCTGTTAAGACTCGCTTTCGCTTTGACTTCGCATCTTAAATGCTTAATCTTGCTTTATATGATAACTCGCTGGCCCATTCTACAAAAGGTACGAGATCACACTATTGTGCTCTCTCTGCTTGTAGGCACTAGGTTTCAGGTTCTTTTTCACTCCCCTTGCGGGGTTCTTTTCACCTTTCCCTCACGGTACTTGTTCGCTATCGGTCACATGTTAGTATTTAGCCTTAGGGGATGGGCCCCCTGTCTTCACAGCAAATTCCTCGTGTTCACTGCTACTTGCTCCCAAAAATATTTTGGCTTTTGTCTACAAGACTTTCACTTTCTTTGGTTCATTTTCCCAAATGATTTGACTTGCATTTATATTTCTTACTGGGTTGGGCTGTTTTCTTTTCGCTCGCCGCTACTTGGAAAATCGAGTTTTCTTTCTTTTCCTCCTGCTACTTAGATGTTTCAGTTCGCAGGGTCTTACTTCATTAAGCTATGTATTTACTTAATGATGACTGTGTCTTCCACAGCCGGGTTTCCCCATTCGGAGTCCTAGGGGTCATGGCTTTTTGTGAGCTTGCCCTAGTTTTCGTTCACTTACGTCCTTCTTCGTCTTCATGTGCCAAGGCATCCACCTGGCGCCCTTTCTTTCTTGACTGGAAATATTGTTTGCTATTTAGTTTTTTACTTAACTTTCTCGGACTTCGTCCTGCGACCATTTCATGGAGAGTCCTCCATCAGCCGGACAGGCTAGTCTGTTAAGTGGTTCATTATTGTTAAATTTCATTAAACTCAATTAAAATGAGTAACATTGTTTTTTCTAAAAGTTAGAGAATAACGTATCATTCTCTTTTCAGCGACGACGTGTCGTCGCTGAAATCCTTAGAAAGGAGGTGATCCAGCCGCACCTTCCGATACGGCTACCTTGTTACGACTTCACCCCAGTTACTGACCCTACCTTCGACTGCTGCGTCCTAAAAGGTTCGCTCACAGGCTTCGGGTATTGCCAACTTCCATGGTGTGACGGGCGGTGTGTACAAGACCCGGGAACGCATTCACCGCAGCATTCTGATCTGCGATTACTAGCAACTCCAACTTCATGCACTCGAGTTGCAGAGTGCAATCCGAACTGGGACAGGCTTTTTGAGGTTCGCTTGACGTCACCGTCTCGCCGCCCTCTGTACCTGCCATTGTAGCACGTGTGTAGCCCAAGTCATATAGGGCATGATGATTTGACGTCATCCCCACCTTCCTCCGGTTTGTCACCGGCAGTATTGCTAGAGTCCCCAACTTAATGATGGTAACTAGCCATAGGGGTTGCGCTCGTTATGGGACTTAACCCAACATCTCACGACACGAGCTGACGACAACCATGCACCACCTGTATTACAGTTATCCGAAGATATAGTGTCTTATCTCTAAAACACGCCGTAATATGTCAAGACTTGGTAAGGTTCTTCGCGTTGCTTCGAATTAAACCACATGCTCCGCTGCTTGTGCGGGTCCCCGTCAATTCCTTTGAGTTTCACACTTGCGTGCGTACTCCCCAGGCGGAGTGTTTATTGCGTTAGCTGCGGCACCCAGATTTACTCCAGACACCTAACACTCATCGTTTACGGCGTGGACTACCAGGGTATCTAATCCTGTTTGCTACCCACGCTTTCGTACCTCAGCGTCAGATAATGGCCAGAAAGTCGCCTTCGCCACCGGTATTCCTCCTAATATCTGCGCATTTCACCGCTACACTAGGAATTCCACTTTCCCTTCCATCTCTCAAGTTAAACAGTTTTAAAAGCTTACTATAGTTGAGCTATAGCCTTTCACTTCTAACTTTTCTAACCGCCTACGTACCCTTTACGCCCAATGATTCCGGACAACGCTCGGTCCTTACGTATTACCGCGGCTGCTGGCACGTAATTAGCCGGACCTTATTCGTATAGTACTGTCATTTTCTTCCTATACAAAAGATTTTTACAACCCGAAGGCCTTCTAAATCACGCGGCGTCGCTGCATCAGGGTTGCCCCCATTGTGCAAAATTCCCCACTGCTGCCTCCCGTAGGAGTCTGGGCCGTGTCTCAGTCCCAATGTGGCCGTACACTCTCTCAAGCCGGCTACTGATCGTTGCCTTGGTGGGCTGTTATCTCACCAACTAGCTAATCAGACGCAAGTCCATCTTACACCGCTAAAACACTTTGATTACTTCCTCATGCGAGATTGTAATGTCATAGGGTATTATTCTCCGTTTCCAGAGGCTATCCCCTTGTGTAAGGCAGGTTACTCACGCGTTACTCACCCGTTCGCCACTAATTCACTTAAGTTCATTCCGAAGAAATCATCTAAGCTTCATCGTTCGACTTGCATGTGTTATGCACGCCGCCAGCGTTAATCCTGAGCCAGGATCAAACTCTCATGAAAAATTAATTATATGAGAGCTTTTGATTCAAGCTCTTTCATTTACACTGATCTAAAATCAATGCGTGATTTAAATTTGTCCGTTTATTATATAAACGTTCATTGTTTCTCGGCCGTTCCGTCCTGCGACCACTCCGTGGGTCTCATAATGTGGAGACACGAAATGTCCTCTTCTGGCCGGACTGGCCAATTTTAGGTTACTCAAATTAATTGATTAAGTTTAATTACTATTTAAATGTAGATAGTTTATTTTGACTATCTGGTTCATTGTCGTTTGTTAACGACAAGATATATAATACCACCTTTTAAAAATAATGTCAAATATTTTTTGATATTTTTTAATTTTTTCGGTAGAATTTGCTATTTCTACTGAAGTGGCATTGTATATATTATACAACATACAAAATAACATGTCAAATGCTTTTTTTATTTGCTGTAGTTAATATGGTACTACGTGTTTTCAAAAATGTCAAACTATTTTTTATTTCTTTATTAACAGTAATTTAAAAAGCCCAGCTATTACTGATGTGTACCCATAAAACTGGACACAATATTTAATTAACTAATTGTAGTGGATGCTAACCTATACTTTGTAGGTGGCATCCATTTTGTTTTGGATTGAATTCTCTCGTTATTGTAATAATCAATATATTCCTCTATTGCTCTCGAAAATTCTTCAAAAGAGCTATAGCTCTTTTCATAACCATAATAAATTTCATTTTTTAATCTTCCAAAGAATGTCTCCATAATGGAGTTATCATAGCAATTTCCCTTCCTTGACATTGATTGTCTTATGTCATGTTTTTTAAGCTCATTCACATAGTATTTATGTTGGTATTGCCATCCTTGATCTGAATGTAGTATCAGATTATTTAGTTTCGGAAATTTGTTAAATGCTTTTTCTAACATATTAGATATTTGTTTTAAATTAGGGCGTAAGGATAAGTCATAAGATATTATCTCATTTGTATACATATCAAGTATTGGAGAGATGTAGCATTTACCCCAAGAAAATTTAAATTCTGATACATCAGTGGCCCATTTTTGTAGAGGTCTATCTGCCTTAAAATCTCTATTTATTATATTATCAGCTACTTTACCTACCTTCCCCTTATATGAGTGGTATTTTTCTTTAGACCTTTTTCCGAATAGCTTTAACTCATGCATTATCCTTTGCACTCTTTTATGATTTATGACATAACCTTGATTTACCAACTCCATATATACTCTTCTTACTCCATATCTGCCTTTGTGTAAGTTAAATATTTGGGTTATTTTATCTGCGATATGACTATTCTTATTTTTTATCTTATCAACTTTATTTATTTCAAAATAGTATGTTGACCTTGGCATATCAATAGCTATTAAAAGATATTTTAGTTTGTATCCTTTTTCTTTGAGTTCTTTGACAATCGCTGCTTTTTCGCCTTGAGTTGCGCAGCGTAACGTTCTTCTCTCAAGGCGATCTCTTTTTTTATTATTTCATTTTCTGCCTTTATATATTCATTCTCTGCTCTAAGTCTTATTAGTTCTTCTCTTTCAGATTCATTAAGTTCTTTTACTTTATGGTTATTTTTACTTTTCATACTTGTATTTTTAGATTTACGGCCTTTCTTTTTATTAACAAGACCATTATATCCATAATTTTTATACTTGTTAACCCATGAATAGAGTTGTCCATCATTAATTCCGTATTCAATTGCTACAGACTTTATTGAATTTCCAGCTAATACCTTAGATACCATTTCTAACTTCTCATCAGGTGTCCAATTGATATTATTTCCATGTTTTAAAATTTCTGGTCCATGAAGTTCTTCTAACTTAAACCATATTCTAATTGAATCATGAAAGTTTTTTTCGGTGGTCCCTTCAGGTGTATCAGGCCATTTACCTTCCCTATACAACTGTACACATTCTTTTTTGAATTCATAACTATATTTCATAAAAAACACCCTCCTTACTGGTTTGTCCAGTAAAGAGGGTACATATCATACTTTTAGCCAGACTTTTATACAAATACTATAAAAAGATTATTTTAAACAGTCAATAACTTCTCCACTCATATCTTTCATATCTAAATTATAAATAGTGTCTATAGTTGGTGCAATGTTTACTATTTTTTCTTTCTCTATAATTTTCCCTTTTTTGAATGCCGGCCCAGCGAATATCCCAATGGCAAGATTCTTTTCTTTTGTCGGCAAGAATCCATGATTGCCTCTAGCACTTACTGTATAGTCTCTGCTAGTGATAAATTCTCTTGCATCAGCTTCAAAAGCATAGCCTTCTTTTGCTTCTATCCATAGTTTAGCCTTATCGCTTGATTTGAGTTCCTTTATTTCCTCGGCGTCAAATATTTGTTCTATGCCAGAAATATTTACGCTTTCTATTTTTTCTTTTATCTGTTCTACAAGATTTGGATCATCTTCTTTTGTATAAAGAGCTGTTGATCCTCCACATGTTAAGAAATATGCTTGCCAATCTTCTTTTACAGTTCCATCTTCATTTACATTCACTAAATTCATATCAGCTAGCATCTTATTTAGTCTAATAGGGTATGCTGTGTCTATTTGAGAGTGGTCGCTCATAAGCATAATATTTATTTCATCAAGATTTTTAACTTTTGCAATTTTTTCAAACATACGACTAAGTCTATCATCTAATTCCTTAATTGCATCTTTTACTGCAAAATGACTTGCACCATAAACGTGTTTTTGGTGATCGACATCTATAAGATGAAGAAAAGTAATATCTGGTTGATATTTTTCAAATGTATAGGCTACTGCTTTAGCCATCCATTCATCAGCTATCTTTTGACTATCATTTATATTGCGCTCTCCGATTTCTTTGTATAGCTCTTCGATAAATTCTGGACTTCCTTTTCTTTTTACATGTTCAAAAAATTCTTCGTCTTCATAAGTCCATACTTCAGGAACATTGTATTCAATTGGTAAGAAGCCTGAAACCGGCCAGCTAAAGGCTGATATAGTATATGACTTTTCGTGGGCTTTCTTAAATATTGTATCTCCAGATACATAGTCTTGATCCCAGTACCAGTCCATATTAAGTCTTTCCGGTTGAACTAAGAGGTTGTTATCTACACCGTGCTCTGATGGGTATCTACCAGTTACGATCGTGGAATGAATAGCATATGTTAAAGTTGGATATACTGATTCAAGCCTTCTTATCCATGTGCCTCTTTCTCTCATACTCTTTAGAAAAGGAAGATCTTTGTAAATATCCTCATCATAGTAGCCAAGCGCATCTAAAGATATTACAAAAAGTGGTGTTTTATTCATATTAATCTCCTATTTAATACCGCTATAAGTAAAAGCTTTTATAATTTCTTTTTGAGCAAATAGATAAATAATTACTATCGGTAGTATCAATATAACATTACCGGCCATAACTGTATTCCAGTGTATTCCATCAAGGGTCGATTTAAGCATTGATACACCAAGCGGCAAAGTTCTTATGTCATCATTGCTTGTCATTACAAGTGGCCAGAAGTAATCATTCCACTCAGAGATAAATGTGAATAGTGCAATTGTGATCACTGTTCCTTTAGCTTGAGGTAGCATGATTTTATAAATAATCTTCCAAGTAGGAGTATTGTCCAACACTGCAGCCTCAATTATCTCATCAGGAACTTGCATAAACCTTTGACGAAGCAAGAATATTCCAAATGCTGAGCTTGCCCATGGTAAAATAAGTGACCAGTAGCTATTGATCAAATTTACCTTAGAAAACATAAGATACACTGGCAAAAATATTAGCTGAGCTGGAATCATCATTGTTACAAGTATAAGTGAAAACAAAATCTTTTTACCCTTAAAGTCCATTTTAGCAAAAGCATAGCTCGCTGGAATGATTGTCAATAATTGTAGGGCAACTACAGATAAAGTAACAATTACAGAGTTCTTTGTGTAGTGTAAAAAAGGTCCAGATTGCCAAGCGTCAGCATAATTTTGTGGAACCCAAGTTTCAGGAAGAAAAGTTGGAGGCAATCTTAAAGCTTCAGCAAGAGGCTTAAATGATGTGAATACCATCCACAAAAACGGACCTAAGAAAACAATTGAAACCAATATTAAAGCAATGATTCTAAATATTTTTCTTAAAATACTTTCTTCTCTCATACATTCTCCTTAGTTGTAGTAAACTTTTTTAGCCATCAGCTTAAAGTAAATCAAGGTAAGTATTGCTATCACTACAAAGAGAATGACTCCAGCAGCTGATGAAAGTCCCATATTAAAAAACTTAAATCCTGTTTCATAAATATAGTAGACTATAGTATTTGAAGCATTCATTGGCCCACCTTGGGTCATAATACTGATAGTTTCAAAAACTTTGAA
It contains:
- a CDS encoding IS3 family transposase, which produces MVKELKEKGYKLKYLLIAIDMPRSTYYFEINKVDKIKNKNSHIADKITQIFNLHKGRYGVRRVYMELVNQGYVINHKRVQRIMHELKLFGKRSKEKYHSYKGKVGKVADNIINRDFKADRPLQKWATDVSEFKFSWGKCYISPILDMYTNEIISYDLSLRPNLKQISNMLEKAFNKFPKLNNLILHSDQGWQYQHKYYVNELKKHDIRQSMSRKGNCYDNSIMETFFGRLKNEIYYGYEKSYSSFEEFSRAIEEYIDYYNNERIQSKTKWMPPTKYRLASTTIS
- a CDS encoding helix-turn-helix domain-containing protein, whose product is MKYSYEFKKECVQLYREGKWPDTPEGTTEKNFHDSIRIWFKLEELHGPEILKHGNNINWTPDEKLEMVSKVLAGNSIKSVAIEYGINDGQLYSWVNKYKNYGYNGLVNKKKGRKSKNTSMKSKNNHKVKELNESEREELIRLRAENEYIKAENEIIKKEIALREERYAAQLKAKKQRLSKNSKKKDTN
- a CDS encoding ectonucleotide pyrophosphatase/phosphodiesterase, with amino-acid sequence MNKTPLFVISLDALGYYDEDIYKDLPFLKSMRERGTWIRRLESVYPTLTYAIHSTIVTGRYPSEHGVDNNLLVQPERLNMDWYWDQDYVSGDTIFKKAHEKSYTISAFSWPVSGFLPIEYNVPEVWTYEDEEFFEHVKRKGSPEFIEELYKEIGERNINDSQKIADEWMAKAVAYTFEKYQPDITFLHLIDVDHQKHVYGASHFAVKDAIKELDDRLSRMFEKIAKVKNLDEINIMLMSDHSQIDTAYPIRLNKMLADMNLVNVNEDGTVKEDWQAYFLTCGGSTALYTKEDDPNLVEQIKEKIESVNISGIEQIFDAEEIKELKSSDKAKLWIEAKEGYAFEADAREFITSRDYTVSARGNHGFLPTKEKNLAIGIFAGPAFKKGKIIEKEKIVNIAPTIDTIYNLDMKDMSGEVIDCLK
- a CDS encoding carbohydrate ABC transporter permease; this encodes MREESILRKIFRIIALILVSIVFLGPFLWMVFTSFKPLAEALRLPPTFLPETWVPQNYADAWQSGPFLHYTKNSVIVTLSVVALQLLTIIPASYAFAKMDFKGKKILFSLILVTMMIPAQLIFLPVYLMFSKVNLINSYWSLILPWASSAFGIFLLRQRFMQVPDEIIEAAVLDNTPTWKIIYKIMLPQAKGTVITIALFTFISEWNDYFWPLVMTSNDDIRTLPLGVSMLKSTLDGIHWNTVMAGNVILILPIVIIYLFAQKEIIKAFTYSGIK